From a single Arachis hypogaea cultivar Tifrunner chromosome 3, arahy.Tifrunner.gnm2.J5K5, whole genome shotgun sequence genomic region:
- the LOC112789828 gene encoding U11/U12 small nuclear ribonucleoprotein 25 kDa protein, whose amino-acid sequence MDAEGSSQSQLKIPDAAARESSNSSAPSNQIDVGEYEYNEGGLKKAKLQSMLRVLLDDPLLSDVPKNPTLADVDTLLSLELGSAMRLSVLKLDGTSFEVTVMNSATVKDLKLAIKKKVNDMEQSGLGHRHISWKHVWANYCLAYHNNKLLHDDDPLQNFGIRNNSQVHFVSFVMTKESRRHSKRRKHRFFHGLNKLSHEKNCED is encoded by the exons ATGGATGCAGAAGGGAGTTCCCAAAGCCAACTAAAAATTCCAGATGCAGCTGCAAGAGAGAGTAGCAACTCTTCTGCACCATCAAATCAA ATTGATGTGGGAGAGTATGAATACAATGAAGGTGGTTTGAAGAAGGCAAAACTGCAATCAATGCTGAGAGTGTTGTTGGATGATCCTCTGCTGTCTGATGTCCCCAAGAATCCGACCTTGGCAGATGTTGATACCCTCCTCAGCCTTGAACTTGGCAGTGCCATGCGTCTCTCTGTCTTAAAACTAGATGGAACTTCATTTG AGGTGACAGTGATGAATTCAGCAACAGTCAAAGATTTAAAACTTGCTATCAAGAAAAAAGTGAATGACATGGAGCAATCCGGTTTGGGTCATCGCCATATTTCTTG GAAGCATGTATGGGCAAATTATTGCTTGGCATATCATAACAACAAACTCCTACATGATGATGATCCGCTTCAGAATTTTGGCATACGTAATAATTCCCAG GTGCATTTTGTGTCCTTTGTCATGACCAAAGAGTCTCGTAGGCATTCAAAGAGGAGAAAGCATCGCTTTTTTCATGGCCTTAATAAGCTTTCACATGAAAAAAATTGTGAAGACTGA
- the LOC140183332 gene encoding uncharacterized protein yields MAQNRMRTYADKKRRGVTFEPGEFVYLKLQPYRMKTLAKRVNQKLSARFYGPYEILAKIGQVAYELKLLEGARVHPVFHVSLLKKCVKPTAQIQPLPTTLTKEYELQSEPQEILAVRKNAAGKLEVLIKWRDLPEFENSWEATAAIQEAFPFFHLEDKVMLQREGIVTYPGERENAKSAVKAVKKGKKIIPLPYHYSRRSNKKREE; encoded by the coding sequence ATGGCCCAAAACCGAATGAGGACATATGCTGATAAGAAGAGGAGGGGCGTCACTTTTGAGCCAGGAGAGTTTGTGTACCTCAAACTGCAGCCTTATCGAATGAAGACCTTGGCAAAAAGGGTCAACCAAAAGCTGAGTGCAAGATTCTATGGCCCTTATGAGATTCTTGCAAAGATTGGGCAGGTTGCGTACGAGCTTAAATTACTGGAAGGAGCTCGGGTGCATCCGGTCTTCCATGTTTCTTTATTGAAGAAGTGTGTCAAGCCCACTGCTCAGATTCAGCCACTTCCTACGACTCTAACAAAAGAGTATGAACTACAATCTGAACCCCAAGAAATCCTAGCTGTTAGGAAAAATGCGGCTGGTAAATTGGAGGTGTTGATCAAGTGGAGGGACCTTCCAGAATTCGAGAATTCGTGGGAAGCAACAGCTGCAATTCAAGAAGCCTTTCCTTTCTTTCACCTTGAGGACAAGGTGATGCTTCAAAGGGAGGGTATTGTTACATACCctggagagagagagaatgctAAGTCAGCAGTAAAGGCAgttaaaaaaggaaagaaaataatccCTTTACCTTATCATTATtctagaagaagcaataaaaaaAGAGAGGAATAA